The nucleotide window TTAATTTAGACCACACAAGCATTCAAAGTCTTTGAtccgtgagagagagagagagagagagagacttaaaTGAAAACAAATTCAGTGTAATTGTGGCATAATTATGTGGCGTATGATGCTGAAATTCagattaaacaaataaaattgttTGTAGAAAATAACAAAGCCATGCATAGGGAATGTtgaataaaattttataatttttatcatATTATCTTTTGCTGGCGGCTGTTTGGTTTATGTGTTTGGAAGGAGGcaaaccattttttttaaaggaaaactaacgaaaagtttaaaaaaaatttagttttaatgaaaaataacaaataaaagtgtagtgaatagtaccagaaaaaggtaaaaatgtggtttttcattaaaagtgaacagtactgggagtgtttcgttaaaagtcctatttattttattattattttttattttttaaatttagagCATCTCTAGTGGAGTTCCTAAATAGGGACAACCACCACATTAAATGAGTATAAAACAAATACAATGATAAAATGAATCGGAAAGTGAGTCCCTAAAGTATAGGGACTCACTGGATAATTGGTATATGTACTAACATATAAGGattgtgtaacatcccacatcgaccaacggagagggggtgatgtgccttatatgtacatgctcccctcCCTATAGCACGAGACATTtggggaactcactggcttcggaggACTGAAATGATAGACTTGTTTTTGCAATTTGAGTGGAAAAGTTATACAAAAgtctccatttttctctctcttaaaGACAATTCAAATTTCTTCTACCACCGACCCTAGCCTTTGACTTGGGTGTCGGAGGCATCCACCCTTCCTTCCTTTCTTCTGTtcatctcttttctctcttctatGTTTCCTCCAGAGTTTTCTTAGGTTTTCTCTCATTTGCTCGCTCCCTATTTTCCTCCCTTCTCATCTCTCCTTCACCCTCTCTGCTTCCCTATCCTCTTCTTTCACCTTTCTTTTTCCAGTTTTCTCCATTCCTTTTTAATTCTCAGTTCTCTCCTGAGTTTAATCTCAGTTTTCCTTGAGTCGAGTCTCAACTATCTTGGGCTTCATGCCCCTTATTTGGCGCTTTTTGCATAGCTTTACTGATTTCTATCTTTTAATTTCCTTTCCCCTCCTCCCTAGCTGTGATATTGCATCCTTATCCCACCATGTGCTCTGATTGGTGGGCATTGTTCAGAAATTAGATATCAGATCCACTTCCCTCCCTCACTTCCCCTCCCCCAATCAGCATGTCGGATTCTCACCGGATAATTGGTATATGTACTAACATATAAGGactgtgtaacatcccacattgaccaacggagagggggtgatgtgccttatatgtacatgctcctctccctatagcacgaggcattttgggaactcactggctttggaGGACTGAAATGATAGACTTGTTTTTGCAATTTGAGTGGAAAAGTTATACAAAAgtctccatttttctctctcttaaaGACAATTCAAATTTCTTCTACCACCGACCCTAGCCTTTGATTTGGGTGTCGGAGGCATCCACCCTTCCTTCATTTCTTCTGTtcatctcttttctctcttctatGTTTCCTCCAGAGTTTTCTCAGGTTTTCTCTCATTTGCTCGCTCCCTATTTTCCTCCATTCTCATCTCTCCTTCACCCTCTCTGCTTCCCTCTCCTCTTCTTTCACCTTTCTTTTTCCAGTTTTCTCCATTCCTTTTTAATTCTCAGTTCTCTCCTGAGTTTAATCTCAGTTTTCCTTGAGTTGAGTCTCAACTATCTTGGGCTTCATGCCCCTTATTTGGCGCTTTTTGCATAGCTTTACTGATTTCTATCTTTTAATTTCCTTTCCCCTCCTCCCTAGCTGTGATATTGCATCCTTATCCCACCATGTGCTCTGATTGGTGGGCATTGTTCAGAAATTAGATATCAGATCCACTTCCCTCCCTCACTTCCCCTCCCCCAATCAGCATGTCGGATTCTCATCGAGGTTAAGCGTTGGGTATTTTACATACCCTCAGGCTCACCTTCTTCCCATGTGTtactttgtttgtatatatttgtaggAGTTCGTGAATGGGACTTGGATCTAGTGTCTTTCTCGGTTCGGAGTTCAGCTTCCTCCGAGGATATGACGGCGGTGGCGAACCTTCTTCCCATATGTtactttgtttgtatatatttgcaggGGTTCGTGAAGGGAACTTGGATCTGGTGTCTTTCTTGGTTCGGAGTTCAGCTTCCTCAGAGGATGTGACAGCGGCTATGATGTGGTGTTTGCTGGTGGAGATTAGGTTTTTGATTCTTTTGTTTTATGTGGCATTCGGGCCTAAGCTTGTGTGGGTTTCCCATTGTATCTTGGGTTGTTGCTCTCATTTTGCTTGTGTAATGACCCGAAATTTCTAATTTGGAAGCTAATTACTAAGATAGgcccaaaattattttcttagcCAAAATTTCACTAAAAGAAAAATCTTTGGTATTTTATTATGGCTGCATTTAACCTcattgttagactgcctacgtaccccacTAGTAATTCACATTTCACTTCTAGatcaacatactaaaatttcattttgatCTAACGGTCGGATCTCTTCCAATCACAACATCAAGTGGCGGTcgacgttttattttattttacgaacttacaaatacaattcgggaagatccatatgtcggattcccaatctgtaagttcctaagatcatcaaatattacgtacttcaatgtatcaaagttttgtgacgatccaacggttagaTCGTTGTTTCACAATTTGATCAGGAACGATATCGTAGTGAATTTAGGTTCAAACGATCAATCTACGTCATACGAATATCAAAACTAAATTCAGAACATCGAATTAGCCTAAAAATAGCATTGACGGCCCTCTACGGCCCTCTGGCCACACATCGCCACACCTGCCGCTGTGGATGGCGGTCGATCGCCCCGACTCGTCGGAAAATTCcaaatatttctaaaaattctcaaaatttgtAGAAATGAAGATCTTGAAGAGTAGAACAAACTTTATACATGCggtcaagtccaatttggctaggaaaagctccaatttcactcaaaacccGCCGGAACCCTAGAAAATTGAATGGCCTCGATCCTCCACCATCGGTGCTCTGCCCCCCCAACCAAAGCTTGGGAAATATTCCTGGGTTCAAGAGAAGTCAACTCATGGTGGTGGTCCATGTGGTAGCTTCAGAAACGGCGGGAACTGCCGTGGGTGCCCTCAGACTCACCGGAGAGAACGGGGTTTGTTCTTCGTGAAATTGTGACCCACTGTCTTCAATCTTGGGTGGAACTGGAAGCTGGGATGACAATGAGTTGTTTGGGGGTAGTGGCGATGCCCAGTTCGCCAGGAGGACGCCGGAATTGGCATCGGGATTTTGCTATTTGGGTCGGGTCACGCAGGTTGAGGGAGACCCGGTTTccccttcttttcttttatccCATGTCTCCTTTCCCTCTTCCTCGTTGGGCCAAAAATCCCCATCCACCACtctcttttcttcctttctcttattttcttttaatctgaGTTGTCCACATGTCATCACAGATAATGCTCAAAATCTAGAGCTTCAAGATGAAGCAAAAATTACAAATACAACCCTCgttttaaacgttaataactctttCGTCATAATTCCGTTTCACGAAGGTTTTTGCCTACGCACTCGTAGGATCGAACTCTATCCAATATGTCAAGAAATATAACAAAATACatgaggataaaatacgtcctcgaaaaattacatttaacCCCCCCATTAGGACATTTCTGTCATTTCCACttgtcgaaaaaaaaaattcacctagccacatattttaaaattttccagGGTATTACAGCTTGGGCCTTTATTTTCTCTGTAGTTGTTTATCCTGTTCTTTTTTAGCCTGGTACTAGTTTTTTTATTGTAATGAAAGTTGTCttcgtgattaaaaaaaatggaaaagttgGTAATGCAAGGATATCTACGTTTAGATGTGGGTAAAATGGCTGGGAAGTAAATATGTCCACTGCAAACTGCAAAGCAACAGCTTGCACTTTGTaaaacaatatttatatattactcattactttagtctaaagaaagCATTGCAATTGGCACTGTTCCTTACTGTTCATTGTACCTGATTTCAGTTTATTTACAAGATTGCCACCGCCTCTTCAGTTTCAGATTGAAAATTTTTCGACGACAAACCCATGTTGCTCCAGAGCTCTTCAACGACAAAGTCGATTCGGCGCCTCACCGTCGCACACCTCGCCTTCCCCTCGCCGTCGCACACTTCGCCTTACCTCGCCGCTGCACTCCTTACCAGAACTCGAATCAATGGTAACGTGCcaattgtatatattttttgtcgATTTTTATCATTATTctggaaattagggtttgatcTAAATTTGGTGTGGCTGTGCTCTGCAACACGATTGACGATTTCGATGTCGGCTTCGTGAGATCTCTTCGATCTTTGCTCCCAATTTCTGTAAATTTGGGGTTTCTTGGGGTATAATGTTTTCAAATTCTGTTACTTATTGGATGTGAAGATCTAATTCAATTTGGTGATTAATATAATTAGATTGTATTAAATTTTTCTTGATTTTGTAGAATTTTACGTTTTAATTTGTGGGTTTTGGagaattcttcattaaatttcTGGTTTCTTTTGATGTGAgatttagttaatttttgtagcttttgtaaaatccttcgattaactttttttgttttgttctcttttctttttagcAAGTTATGGAACCAACTAAAGATCAATTAACTTATAACTGATTCTTCTCTCTTCAGGTTCATGGATTGTTAAGCAGAGTGTGGGAAAGAAAGGGTGCCTCACTGGTTAGGCACTTGAAATCAATTATTTCCATCGGAAGAACTACTTGGAGGTAATGTTgaagaaataattattaaaGTACATTAAAAATTGTAACTTGCGTTTTGATATTCTATTACTCCACATGCTAAATCTGCTTGGACATTGAATGATGGAGGAGCTGGTTTCTTTTTTACTTAGGGAGTGTGGGATGAGATTTAAATGTGTGCCTCTCATGATTTGCATAAACATAACTTGGATATGAAAGTATAAGATATCATGAATCatatgttattttctaatttggaTACATTATGTGAATTATTGCTTCTTTAGAAAAGATTAATGAAGGTGGGTTCATCATGggatttaagttttaacaatacAACTTCTTAAAATTGAGTAAATGCTGGCATTTGATAGAACTTTGAAGATGGATTTTCAGGTTCAAATTTTGGTTGTGTATTGGTACTGTGgagtttttacttttattttatttgtgtgTATGGTTGGGAATGAGGTATCTGAaaattttggagaaaaattAGTGGCTATTGTTTACTTGCaaagtttgtaactttcttttagCTTTTGCAGTACGTTTGGGAGCAAGCTGAAATTGATATCATTGAGCACCCTAAAAGCAGCATAAGAAAATTAAACAAGCATTTTCATACAGCTGGAGGCTGTAAGTTgtttatgtttttccaattattACTTATTTGATAATATTTGGTTTTTCTGGTTTCACTCTATTTACGGACTTACCATTCACTAAGGATTTCAGCTgggcttttttcttttcagatttAGTTGTATGGGCTTTTGCGGGTTTGGGCTGTGACTGGGTTGGTGGGTTTTGTTTGTGGTTGGGTTTTTCGGATGGATGGCGCCACGGGCAGGCCTAGCCTGCAACGATGCCAGCAAGAAGAGATGGGAAGAGATGGGAGGTGTCGTGTGAtgcgagagagaagagagagaggagtctTCCGATGGCAGATAAGAGAGAGGGGTCGTGCGATgccagagagaagagagagcagGACTCCTGGAAGGAAAaattggaggagagagagaggggtaggATGAGCAATGCAATAGGTAGGGCTGCCCggaatttgggttttgttttttctcGGTGAGGTATGCTTAGAGAAGCGGTGAGGCATGAAGGGACGCCTAAACCGAGGGTTGGTTTCAGAGATTTGGTTCCAGCTGGAAGCTATCTCTGCAAGCATTGATGAGGATTTCTCCCAGCTGGCAGCTTCAATTCCTTTCAAATCTAGGTGTCCCTTTTGAACCGAATTTTCCCTTATTTCACTGCTTCTGGTTTGA belongs to Malus sylvestris chromosome 17, drMalSylv7.2, whole genome shotgun sequence and includes:
- the LOC126611780 gene encoding uncharacterized protein LOC126611780, whose amino-acid sequence is MAGKKHCNWHCSLLFIVPDFSLFTRLPPPLQFQIENFSTTNPCCSRALQRQSRFGASPSHTSPSPRRRTLRLTSPLHSLPELESMVHGLLSRVWERKGASLVRHLKSIISIGRTTWRNLDHWTENLAHWLLR